The segment GCAGCAGGGTGATCACGCTTTCGTGAATTTCGGCGCCGTCGTACACACCGCAGCCGGACAGGATCACCGCAACTTTTTTTGTCATGCTCATTACTCCAGGGTCGAGGCACTAAATGTCCTCTAGTTTGGCAGATGTCGCCATAGGGTTTCCTGCGGGCCGGGCCTACGCTCTGTGGATAACTCCCGAGACCGCTGCCCATGGACCTGATTCTGCTGGCCGTGCCGTTCTTCTTCGTACTGATTGCCGTGGAGCTGGTGGCCGACCGCGTGCGCGGCCAGCGCAACTACCAGCTGGCCGACTCGATCAACAGCCTCAGTACCGGGGTGCTGTCGACCACCACGGGCCTGTTGACCAAGGGCGTGGGGCTGGTCACCTACGCCATTGCCTGGGAGCACCTGGCGCTGCTGCGCCTGCCGGGCGATGCCTGGTGGGTGTGGGCGTTGGCGTTCGTGCTCTACGACTTCTGCTACTACTGGCTGCACCGCCTGGGCCACGAACGCAACGTACTGTGGGCGGCGCATTCGGTGCACCACCAGAGCGAGGAGTACAACCTCACCACGGCCCTACGCCAGACCAGCAGCGGTTTCATCTTTTCGTGGCTGTTCTACCTGCCGCTGGCGCTGCTGGGCGTGCCGCCGCTGGTGTTCGTCACCGTGGCCGCGCTGAACCTGCTGTACCAGTTCTGGGTGCATACCCGCCACGTGCCCAAGCTCGGCGCATTCGAGTGGCTGTTCATCACACCGTCCAACCATCGCGTCCACCATGCGCAGAATCCTTTGTACTTGGATCGCAACTACGGCGGGGTGTTCATAATCTGGGACCGCCTGTTCGGCACCTTTCAGGAAGAAGACCCGCGCGAGCCGGTGGTATTCGGCGTGACCACGCCGCTGGCCAGCTGGAACCCGTTGTGGGCCAACCTGCAGTTCTATGCGCAGTTGTTCAGTGATGCCCGGCGTACGGCGCGTTGGCGCGACAAGCTGCGCATCTGGTTCATGCCCACCGGCTGGCGCCCGGCGGATGTGGCGGCGGGTTATCCACAGCAAAAACATGAGCTGGCCGGCTTTCGCAAGTTCGCCATTGCGTTGAGCGGTGCGCAGCAGCTGTATGTGGTGGGGCAGTTCGCGGTGTATGTGGCGCTGGGCAGCTACCTGATGGACCGGGCCGGGCAACTGCCGCCCATGGCCCTAGTGCTGGGCTGGGCGCTGATGGCGTGGGGGTTGTTCGTGCTGGGCGCGGCGCTGGAAGACCGGCCCTGGGCGCCGCGCCTGGAGCTGGCGCGGCTGCTGTCGGTGGTGCCGGCCCTGTACTTGGCTGGCACCTGGGGGCTAGTGGTGGTTACGCCCCTGGCCTGGGTCCTGCTCCTGGCTTACGGCCTGCTCAGCATCATCGGCCTGGCCCTGTGCCGCCGCGCGGCGCTCGGCACGGCTGTTGCGAAAACGCCGGCGCAGCCACAGGCCCAGGCCCAGCAGCAGCAGGCCGCCAAGCACCCATAGCTCGTATTTTTTGATGCTGCCCAGCATGCCTTCGAGAATGGCCCCGAAGTGGTAGGCGGCCAGGCCCAGGGCCAGGGCCCAGACTGCGGCGCCGATGCCGTTGAGCAGCAGGTAGCGGCGTGGCGGGTAACCGGACAGGCCGATGGCCACCGGCATTACCGTGCGCAAACCGTAAACAAAGCGGAAGCTCAGCACCCAGATGTCCGGGTGACGGCGAATGTGTTCCAGCGCGCGGTCGCCCATGGCCTGCCAGCGCGGCTTGCGGGCGAGGATCTTGCGCCCGTGGCGGCGGCCCATGAAGTACCACAGCTGGTCACCGGCATAGCTGCCACAGAAGGCCACCAGCACCACCAGCTTGATATCCATGTATTCGCGGAACGCAAGAAAACCTGCCAGAACCAGGATGGTCTCGCCTTCGAAGAACGTGCCGAGAAAAAGGGCAAAGTAGCCGAAATCGTTCAGGAAATTTTGAAGCATTTTCAGGCGTGCTGGCGAAATGAACGCGCAGCCTACCCCTTCGCGGGCGCGGGGGAAAGTGTCCAAATGTGTCTCGACGTGAACATTTCCTACAAGGACAATGGCTGCGGCCACAAGTCGCAGGGTTGCCTCAGGGTGTAACACAGGCGTCATAATGGCCGCTTATAACTGTCGCGCTAGCCCGCCTGCGCGGGCTCAGGAGTCTGCCGTGAGCTTTACCCCCGCCAATCGCCTGTTCCCTGCTACTCGCCTGCGTCGCAACCGCCGGGACGAATTTTCCCGTCGCCTGGTTCGCGAGAACACCCTGACCGTCGATGACCTGATCCTGCCGGTATTCGTGCTGGATGGTGAAAACCGCCGCGAAGAAGTGCCGTCCATGCCGGGCGTCGAGCGCCTGTCGATCGACCTGCTGCTCGAAGCGGCGCAGGGCTGGGTGGAGCTGGGCATTCCGGCGCTGGCGTTGTTCCCGGTGACCCCGACCGAAAAGAAAACCCTCGATGGCGCCGAAGCCTGGAACCCGGACGGTATCGCCCAGCGCGCCACCCGCGCCCTGCGCGCAGCCTTCCCGGAGCTGGGGGTGATCACCGACGTGGCCCTCGACCCGTTCACCACCCATGGCCAGGACGGTATCCTCGATGAAGAGGGTTACGTGCAGAACGACATCACCGTCGACGCCCTGGTGCGCCAGGCGCTGTCCCACGCCGAGGCCGGTGCCCAGGTGGTTGCGCCGTCGGACATGATGGACGGGCGCCTTGGCGCCATCCGCGAAGCCCTGGAAGTGGCCGGCCACGTCAACGTGCGCATCATGGCTTACTCGGCCAAGTACGCCAGCGCCTACTACGGCCCGTTCCGCGATGCGGTGGGTTCGGCGCTGAACCTGGGCAAGGCCAACAAGGCCTCCTACCAGATGGACCCGGCCAACAGCGACGAGGCCCTGCACGAAGTGGCCCTGGACCTCGCCGAAGGCGCCGACATGGTCATGGTCAAGCCGGGCATGCCGTACCTGGACATCGTCCAGCGGGTCAAGGCCGAGTTCAAGGTGCCGACCTTCGCCTATCAGGTCAGTGGCGAGTACGCCATGCACATGGCCGCCATCCAGAACGGCTGGCTCAGCGAAGCCGTGATCCTCGAATCCCTCACCGCATTCAAACGGGCAGGCGCCGATGGCATCCTGACCTATTTCGCCGTGCGTGCCGCTCAATTGATGAGAGGGCAGTAACGCCCTCACAGGAACGTCAGATGAATAACGAAGTGCTCACCCCTGTCGCGATCAAGGATGCCCAGGCCGTGCCCGAAGAGATGGTGCAGACCCCGCCGGACCTGCCGCCGGCCGCCGAGCCTGCGCCGGAGCCTGTGGTCGAGGCACCGGCCCCAGCGCCGGTGCCGGCAATCGCCGTGCCGGGCCTGGACGACAGCAGCCTGTACATTCATCGCGAGCTCTCGCAGCTGCAGTTCAACATCCGCGTGCTGGAACAGGCGCTGGATGAGTCGTACCCGCTGCTCGAGCGCCTGAAGTTCCTGCTGATCTTCTCCAGCAACCTGGACGAGTTCTTCGAAATCCGCGTGGCGGGCCTGAAGAAACAGATCAACTTTGCCCGTGAACAGGCCGGCGCCGACGGCCTGCAGCCGCACCAGGCGCTGGCGCGCATCAGCGAGCTGGTGCACTTCGAGGTGGAGCGCCAGTACGCGATCCTCAACGACGTGCTGCTGCCGGAGCTGGAAAAGCACCAGATCCGCTTCATTCGCCGCCGCTACTGGACGACCAAGCTCAAGACCTGGGTGCGCCGTTACTTCCGCGACGAGATCGCGCCGATCATCACCCCGATCGGCCTCGACCCGACCCACCCGTTCCCGCTGCTGGTGAACAAGAGCCTGAACTTCATCGTCGAGCTGGAGGGTGTCGATGCCTTCGGCCGCGACTCGGGCCTGGCGATCATCCCGGCACCGCGCCTGCTGCCGCGGGTGATCCGCGTGCCGGAAGAGGTCGGCGGCCCTGGCGACAACTATGTGTTCCTGTCGTCGATGATCCATGCCCACGCCGATGACCTGTTCCAGGGCATGAAGGTCAAGGGCTGCTACCAGTTCCGCCTGACCCGCAACGCCGACCTTGCGCTGGACTCCGAAGAGGTCGACGACCTTGCCCGGGCCCTGCGCGGCGAGCTGTTCTCGCGCCGTTACGGCGACGCGGTGCGCCTGGAAGTGGCCGACACCTGCCCGAAACACCTGTCGGACTACCTGCTCAAGCAGTTCAGCCTGAGCGAGAGCGAGCTGTACCAGGTCAACGGCCCGGTCAACCTGACCCGCCTGTTCAGCATCACCGGGCTGGACAGCCACCCGGAGCTGCAGTACACCCCGTTCACCCCGGCCATCCCCAAGCTGCTGGTGAACGCCGACAACATCTTCAGCGTGATCGGCAAGCAGGACATCCTGCTGATGCACCCGTTCGAGTCGTTCACCCCGGTGATCGACCTGCTGCGCCAGGCCGCCAAGGACCCGCACGTGCTTGCCGTGCGCCAGACCCTGTACCGCTCGGGGGCCAACTCCGAAATTGTCGACGCCCTGGTGGACGCGGCGCGTAACGGCAAGGAGGTCACTGCGGTGATCGAGCTGCGTGCGCGCTTTGACGAAGAGTCCAACCTG is part of the Pseudomonas fakonensis genome and harbors:
- a CDS encoding DedA family protein, whose product is MLQNFLNDFGYFALFLGTFFEGETILVLAGFLAFREYMDIKLVVLVAFCGSYAGDQLWYFMGRRHGRKILARKPRWQAMGDRALEHIRRHPDIWVLSFRFVYGLRTVMPVAIGLSGYPPRRYLLLNGIGAAVWALALGLAAYHFGAILEGMLGSIKKYELWVLGGLLLLGLGLWLRRRFRNSRAERRAAAQGQADDAEQAVSQEQDPGQGRNHH
- the hemB gene encoding porphobilinogen synthase, which produces MSFTPANRLFPATRLRRNRRDEFSRRLVRENTLTVDDLILPVFVLDGENRREEVPSMPGVERLSIDLLLEAAQGWVELGIPALALFPVTPTEKKTLDGAEAWNPDGIAQRATRALRAAFPELGVITDVALDPFTTHGQDGILDEEGYVQNDITVDALVRQALSHAEAGAQVVAPSDMMDGRLGAIREALEVAGHVNVRIMAYSAKYASAYYGPFRDAVGSALNLGKANKASYQMDPANSDEALHEVALDLAEGADMVMVKPGMPYLDIVQRVKAEFKVPTFAYQVSGEYAMHMAAIQNGWLSEAVILESLTAFKRAGADGILTYFAVRAAQLMRGQ
- the ppk1 gene encoding polyphosphate kinase 1 codes for the protein MNNEVLTPVAIKDAQAVPEEMVQTPPDLPPAAEPAPEPVVEAPAPAPVPAIAVPGLDDSSLYIHRELSQLQFNIRVLEQALDESYPLLERLKFLLIFSSNLDEFFEIRVAGLKKQINFAREQAGADGLQPHQALARISELVHFEVERQYAILNDVLLPELEKHQIRFIRRRYWTTKLKTWVRRYFRDEIAPIITPIGLDPTHPFPLLVNKSLNFIVELEGVDAFGRDSGLAIIPAPRLLPRVIRVPEEVGGPGDNYVFLSSMIHAHADDLFQGMKVKGCYQFRLTRNADLALDSEEVDDLARALRGELFSRRYGDAVRLEVADTCPKHLSDYLLKQFSLSESELYQVNGPVNLTRLFSITGLDSHPELQYTPFTPAIPKLLVNADNIFSVIGKQDILLMHPFESFTPVIDLLRQAAKDPHVLAVRQTLYRSGANSEIVDALVDAARNGKEVTAVIELRARFDEESNLQMASRLQAAGAVVIYGVVGFKTHAKMMLILRREQGEIVRYAHLGTGNYHAGNARLYTDYSLLTSDDALTEDVGKLFSQLIGMGKTLRMKKLLHAPFTLKKGMLDMIARETQFALDGKPAHIIAKFNSLTDAKVIKALYKASQSGVRIDLVVRGMCCLRPGIAGVSHNINVRSIIGRFLEHTRVFYFLNGGDEQIYLSSADWMERNLDKRVETCFPVEGKKLLLRVKKELEGYLTDNTQAWTLQPDGRYVRSTPTGNQNARSAQATLLERLSNPVLNVR